In Cygnus atratus isolate AKBS03 ecotype Queensland, Australia chromosome 5, CAtr_DNAZoo_HiC_assembly, whole genome shotgun sequence, a single window of DNA contains:
- the FCF1 gene encoding rRNA-processing protein FCF1 homolog → MGKQKKARKYAVMKRMISLRDQRINEKERAKAPAKKKKEDPSAIKEREVPQHPSCLFFQYNTQLGPPYHILVDTNFINFSIKAKLDLVQSMMDCLYAKCIPCITDCVMAEIEKLGQRYRVALRIAKDPRFERLPCTHKGTYADDCLVQRVTQHKCYIVATVDKELKRRIRKIPGVPIMYISRHRYNIERMPDDYGAPRF, encoded by the exons ATG GGGAAGCAGAAGAAGGCGCGGAAGTACGCGGTGATGAAGCGCATGATCAGCCTGCGGGACCAGCGCAT CAACGAGAAGGAGCGGGCGAAAGCCCCCGccaagaagaagaaggaggacCCGAGCGCCATCAAGGAGCGGGAGGT cccccagcatcCGTCCTGTCTGTTCTTCCAGTACAACACGCAGCTCGGGCCTCCGTACCACATCCTGGTTGACACGAACTTCATCAACTTCTCCATCAAAGCCAAGCTGGACCTGGTGCAGTCCATGATGGACTGCCTCTACGCCAAGT gTATTCCATGTATCACGGATTGTGTAATGGCTGAAATTGAGAAGCTAGGACAGAGGTATCGTGTGGCATTAAG AATTGCCAAGGACCCTCGGTTTGAACGCTTGCCGTGTACGCACAAAGGAACTTATGCTGATGACTGCTTGGTACAAAGAGTCACTCAG CACAAATGCTACATAGTGGCCACAGTGGATAAAGAGCTCAAGAGGAGAATACGAAAAATCCCAGGAGTGCCTATAATGTATATTTCCAGGCACAG atatAATATTGAGAGGATGCCAGATGATTACGGAGCTCCTCGATTCTAA